A region of the Pseudarthrobacter phenanthrenivorans Sphe3 genome:
ACTCACGGCCCGCTCGCTCGTCCAAGCAGACCAGCGCGGCATCTTCTCGCACGGCCTGCTGCGCCTGCCGTTGTACGCCGAGGCGCTCCGCCTGGGCGGCATTAACCCCACCCCGGCGATGACCTTTTCGTCCACCCGGAATGCCGTGGCCGTGCTCGATGCCGACGGGGCGCTTGGCCAGGTCGCCATGCAGGCGGCGGTTCGCAGGGTCATCGACGCCGGCGGTGCACACGGTATTGCCGCCGTCGCCGTCTCCAACAGCAGCCATTACGGAGCGGGAGCCTTCTGGAGCGACCAGCTCGCCGAGGCAGGCTTCCTCTCCTTCATCACTTCGTCCACCGGCCCCGTGGTCGCACCCCACGGTGGACTTGAGAAAGTGCTAGGAACCAACCCGCTCACACTTGGCGCACCCAGTGCCGGCGGGTGGCCCCTGACTGCCGACCTCGCCACAAGCAACGGCGCGTACGGCAAGGTCATTGCTGCCCGCAACGAGGGCCGGCAGCTTCCTGAGGGGTGGGCCGTGGACTTCGAGGGCAACCCGACCACCGATCCCGAAGCTGCAGCACTCGGGTCCATGATCCCTTTCGGCGGCCACAAGGGCTCGGCTGTCTCGGTGCTCCTCGAAGCCTTCGCCTCGTCACTCACCGATGCAACGTTCGCGTACGAGACCGTCGACATCTGGTCCAACCCTGCGTCCCGGATGAACAACGGGCACCTCGTCGTCGGAATCGACGCGGCTGCATTCGGAGGCCGGGACCACACCGAGGCCCGGGTTGCAGATCTTCAGCAGCGCGTCCGCATGTCGGGACCGGCCGGCCGCACCGTGCATGCGCCGGGGGACCCGGAACGGGCACGTGAGGCGGAAGCCGCCACGTCCGTCCAGTTGCCCGCCTCCACGGCAGACCAGCTCCGACGGCTCGCACACGAACTTTCGCTCACAACCGTCTGAACAAATCAGTCGGCCAAACCAACCGAACAGGCCGACCCTAAGTCCGGCACAACACGTATTCCCGGAAGGAACCTAGCAATGAAGCTTGACCACTCCACCCCTGCCCGCCGTCGTCGTCGTACGGGTGCCGCCCTGGGCCTCGCGGCCACCGCGGCTCTGCTTCTCTCGGCCTGCAACGTCGGCACTCCCGTTGACCGTGACAAGGCGGCGCAGGCCGACGCCGGCGCCAAGACCCTCCGCCTTGCCCATGTGTACGATGCCGGCCACCCGGTTGAGAAATGTGGCATTGCCACTCTGAAGAAAGAACTCGAAGGCAGCGGACTCCAGGTCCAGAGTTTCCCCGCTGCGCAGCTGGGCAGTGAGGCGGAGTCACTGGAACAGGTTTCTTCCGGCGCGCTTGACATGGCGGTAGCCGGGCCCTCCTTCCTCGGGGTCTGGGAAAAGGACGCAGCGGTGCTGGACGGTGCCTACCTGTTCAAGGACGTGGACCATTTCGTCAAGACTGTCGAGGGCGACACCATGAAAGGCGTCTTCGACAAGCTGTACGAAAGCTCCGACCTCAAGGTCCTCTCCAGCTGGTACTACGGCACCCGCCACGTCACCGCCAACAAGCAGATCAAGAGTTCCCAGGACTTCGCAGGGTTGAAGATCCGCACCCCCAACGCACCGCTGTACCTGGAGAACATCAAGGCCATGGGCGGTACCGCCACACCAATGGCCCTGGACGAGGTCTACCTTGCGCTCCAGCAGGGTGCCATCGACGCACAGGAAAACCCCATCCCCACCATCGCCACCGCGAAGTTCAACGAGGTCCAGGACTACATCAACCTCACTGGCCACATGGTCCAAGGCGTCATGATCACCACCGGCCGCTCAGTCTACGAGGGCCTCACCGATGAAGAACGCAGCGCCCTTGAGGCTGCGATGGGCCCGGCAGCCGAAGCCGCCCGCAAGTGCATCGAGGAGCAGGAACAGAGCATCCTGGAGGAATGGAAGTCCGGCGACGGCATCAAGGTCAATGAGGATGTTGACCGCGAATCCTTCGCAGCCGCAGCCGAGGAAGCAATGCTCAAGCAGTCCTGGGGCGAGCTGTACCGGGAACTCAAGGACGCCCGATGATTCCCAGCAATTCACGGTCGGAGGCGCTCAAAGAGAACAACATCGCCACCGGCTCCCACGTCCCGCATGAACCGGATGAGCCGGACTTCGCCGAACAGCGCAGCCGGCTGTACCGGGGACTGGTTAACGTGGAGCGTGCAGCTTCCTGCACGCTCCTGGTGGCCACGCTCGCCCTGATCGTGCTGCAGGTGGTCAGCCGGTACGTGTTCAATGCGCCCTTCAGCTGGACAGAGGAGCTCGCCCGGTTCGCGCTGCTGTGGTTCACGTTTGTCTCCGCCGGCTTTGTGATGGCCCGCCGCATCCATATCGCCGTGGACCTGCTGGCCAGCAAGCTCGGACGGACCGGCACTGTCATCCTGGATACGTTCGCTCTGACGGCTGTGGTGGTAACCGCAGGCGTGATGGCGGTCAACGGCGCCCAGTCCGCCGTCGGCGCGAACCGGCTCCTGGCTCCGGCCACCAGTCTGCCGATGAGCGTCGTCTACAGCGCCGCGGTAACCGGGTTCATGCTCATTTTCCTCCACGCTGCCCTGCACATTTACCTCAATCTCCGCCACCCCGAGGTCGTCCCCGACGCAATGGAAAACCTCGAGCGGGAAGCGGTTTAGGACTCCCATGACCCTCCTCATCATGCTTATTGCGCTGCTGGCGCTGCTGGCCCTGCGCGTTCCCGTCTCGTTTGCCCTGCTGATTCCGTCGGTGGCCTACGTCATCATGGACCCGACGGCGCGGATGGGCACGGCAGTACAGCAGACGGTCTCCGGCGTGGACAGCTTTGCGATCCTCGCCGTGCCGATGTTCATCCTGCTTGGCAACCTGGCCAACGTCTCCGGCATCACGGACAAGCTCTACGACGCCGCAGTAGCTGCCATCGGGCATCTCCGCGGCAGCCTTGGATACGTCAACGTCGCCACCAGCTTCGGGTTCTCCTGGATGAGCGGAGCGGCGATCGCCGATGCCGCAGCCATGGGCCGGGTGCAAGTGCCGGCGATGGTGGAGCGCGGCTACAAGCGCGAGTTCGCCCTCGGTGTCACCGGCGCCTCCAGCCTCATCGCACCAATGATCCCGCCCAGCATTCCCGCCGTCATCTACGCTGTCACAGCGGGAGTATCCGTGGGCGCCCTGTTCATGGCCGGCATCGTGCCCGCCCTGGTGCTGGTCGCCTCTCTGTGCTTCACCGTCTGGCTGCTCATGCGCAAACGCGAGGAACTCCGGCTGCCAAAGTCCAGCTGGAAGCTGCGCGGGAAGACTACGCTGGCGGCCCTGCCCGCTATGGGTTCTGCCGTCGTCATCCTCGGCGGGATCCTCAGTGGCGTCTTCACTCCCACGGAAGCGAGCGGAATCGGCGTCATCTACATCCTGGTCCTGGCCCTGGCCTACCGGGCGCTGTCCTGGCGCAAGATCTACCGGACGCTGCTCACGACGGTGGAAACCTCCGGCTCGGTTCTGCTGATCGTTGCCGCGGCGGCACTCTTCGGCTGGGTTTTGGCCCGCGAGCAGGCTCCCCAGGTGGCCGCCAACCTGATCCTGGACATCACCAACCAGCCGATCGTGTTCCTGATCCTGGTGAATATCCTGCTCCTGATCGTCGGCTGCGTCCTGGAGCCGACGGCAGCGATCCTGATCCTGGTGCCCGTGCTGCTGCCGGTGGCCGAGACCTTTGGCATCGATCCCATCCACCTTGGAATCATGGTCATCTTCAACCTCCTGATCGGGCTGATCACACCCCCGGTGGGCCTGGTGCTCTTCGTGCTTTCGAGCGTGACCCGGGCGCCGGTACCGACAGTGATCAAGGGCATCCTCCCCTTCTTCGCCCCGATGGTCCTCACCCTCCTGGTCATCACCTTCGTCCCCGCGCTTACCGTCGGACTGCCCACGCTGCTGGGCTTCCTGTAACCCTGACTGCCTGCGCCAAAACAGAACCAAGGAACTTTCCATGTCACGCATCACTTCAGTACGAACCACCGACGTGCGCTTCCCCACCTCCCTGGACCTTTCCGGCTCTGACGCCGTGAACGTGGACCCGGACTACTCCGCCGCCTACGTTGAAATAGCCACGGACGACGGCGAACGCGGCTACGGCCTCGTTTTCACCTGCGGCCGCGGTAATGAACTCATTACCGCGGCGATGGACAGCTACGGCGAACTGCTGGTGGGACGGGACACCGACGAGCTTGTCAACAACCTGGGAGACGCCTCCCGGCGGCTGGTCCATGATTCACAGATGCGCTGGCTCGGTCCGGAGAAGGGCGTGTCGCACATGGCTTGCGGCGGCCTTGTCAACGCCCTGTGGGACGTACGGGCACGCCGCGAGAACAAGCCCTTGTGGCTGCTGCTCAGCGAGATGCCGGTCGAGGAACTGGTCAGCACCGTCGACTTCACCCACATCGGCAACGCCCTGACACCTCAGGATGCAACTGACATTCTTCAGCGCGGGCAGGCCGGCAAGCACGAACGCATTGCCGAACTCCAGCAAAACGGCTACCCGGCCTACACCACCACGCCCGGCTGGCTGGGCTATAGCGACGAGAAGCTCGTGCGTCTCTCAAAGGAGGCGGTCGCTGACGGTTTCGGGATGATCAAACTCAAGGTCGCAGGCAGCATCGAGGACGACCGCCGTCGTCTTTCCCTGGCACGCGAAGCAGTGGGTCCCGACGTCCGCATCGCCATTGACGCCAACCAGCGCTGGGAAGAGCAGGAAGCGATCGACTGGGTCAACCAGCTGCAGGACTTCAACCCTTACTGGATTGAGGAACCCACCAGCACCGACGACATTTTGGCCCACGCAGCTATCCGCAAGGCCGTCCACCCTATTAAAGTGGCGACGGGCGAGGCCGTGCAGAGCCGGATCATCTTCAAGCAGCTGCTGCAGGCCGGCGCCATCGACATCATGCAGATCGACTCCACCCGCGTTGCCGGCGTCAACGAGAACATCGCCAACCTGCTTCTCGCGGCGAAATTTAACACACCGGTTTGCCCGCATGCCGGGGGCGTGGGTCTGTGCGAGCTGGTCCAGCATTTCTCGTTCTTCGACTATGCGGCGATCAGCGGCACCATGGAGGACCGGGTCATCGAATTCGTTGACCATCTCCACGAGCACTTCAATGAGCCGGTGGTGGTTACCGGCGGGCGGTACCAGGCACCTAAGCTTCCCGGCGTCGGCGCTCAGATGTTCGACGAGTCTACGGCGCGGTGGACGTTCCCCACCGGTACCGGCTGGCAGGAACTGAACGAACGCTGACCCGGATCAACCCCGGAAGGATCCCCATGACTGCAACCATACTGACTATCGCCACCACCCCCGAGGACGTCGACCAGACAGCCCAGGCTGCGCACCGCGCGTTCCTGGAGGCCGCCGCTGAAACGCCGTCCACCCGGGCGGCGCGATTGAAGGCCATCGCTTCAGCCCTCCGTGACAACGCGGATGAGTTGGTGGCACTGGGCCAGAAGGATACGCACCTGGCTGAAGCCCGTCTGCAGGGCGAGCTCAAGCGTTCAGCCTTCCAGCTCGACCTGTTCGCCGAAGAGGTCCTCGCCGGCGTGCCGCTCGACGCCACAGTGGACCACGCCGACCCCCATTGGGGCATGGGCCCGAGGCCGGATATCCGCCGGGTCAACGTGCCCCTCGGCGTCGTCGGTGTTTTCGGTGCCTCCAATTTCCCGTTTGCCTTCAGCGTGATGGGCGGAGACTCGGCGTCCGCACTCGCCGCAGGATGCGCCGTCCTGCACAAGATCCATAGCGGACACCGGCAGCTCGCGCTGCGGACGGCGGAAGTGGTGCTCGAAGCCCTTCGTGGAACCGGGGCGCCGGAAGGTCTGTTCGCAGTCGTGGACGGCCGTGCCGCAGCGGAGGCCCTGGTTGACCATCCGCTGGTGAAGGCCGTCGGTTTCACCGGATCCACTGCAGGCGGCCGGGCGCTGTTCAACCGTGCCAGCGCCCGGCCGGAGCCGATTCCGTTCTACGGGGAGCTCGGAAGCATCAACCCCGTATTCGTGTTGCCCTCCGCGTGGCAGAACCGTGCGGTGGACATTCTCACCGGGTATGCCGGTTCTTTCACCATGGGTATGGGGCAGTTCTGCACCAAGCCCGGTCTGCTGTTCGTGCCCGACACCCTCGCCGAAGAGGAGCTGCGCGCCGTGCTCGAATCCGCGCTCGCCGAGGCACCGCTGGCCGAACTGCTCACACCCGGTCTGCGCGAATCCTTCGGCCAGGCCAGGGACGAGGTAGCCGCGCTCGACGGTGTCAGGACCTTGGTGCCCGGATCCGACGATGAGGTGCCCGCCCCCGCCGTCCTGCTCACGGACGCTGACGCCGTCACCCGCGACCCCGAGGTGCTTCACCGGGAGATGTTCGGGCCAGCCACCGTCGTCATCCGCTACCGTCATGCTGGCCAGCTCCCTGAACTGGCGTCTCTCATGGAAGGCCAGTTGACCACGACCATCCATGCCGACGACGGCGATGATGCCTCCCGCCTCCTCGACACCGTCACCGGCCTTGCCGGCAGGGTGTTGTGGAACGGCTGGCCGACCGGCGTAACCGTGTCCTATGCCCAGCAGCACGGCGGTCCCTACCCGGCCACCACGTCCCGCACCACCTCTGTGGGAACAGCCGCGATCAGCCGGTTCACCAGGCCGGTCGCCTACCAGGATGTACCCGACGCGGTGCTGCCGGCGGCCCTCCAGGAGTCGAACCCGTGGAACATCATGCGCCGGGTGGACGGACGCTTTGAGGTAATTGGAACCGAGGAAGGGAAGGACGGACTGTGAATCTTTCTGTCAGCGCACTGCTGCCCGACGACGCCGCGGCCGCGCTGCTGGTCGGACGGCTCTGGGATCCGGAAACAGCCGGGCCCCGGCCGGTCCTGGTGGACGGCGACACCCTCGTGGACCTGTTTGGGTACGCCGCGACGGTATCGGAACTGCTCAACGGCGACCAGCCTGCCGCGCTGCTGGAGGAGGCGCGAAGTTCCAATGCCCGCCGCTGGAACCTTGCTGAGGCGGTTCACGCGACGTCGGAAAACACAGGAAGCATTGAAACACCCCATCTGCTGGCCCCCGTCGACCTGCAGGCGGTGAAGGCCTGCGGTGTTACCTTCGTGGACAGCATGGTCGAACGAGTGATCGAGGAACGCTGCGGGGGTGATTTCACCCTTGCAGAGCAGATGCGCGCGCAGGTGCTGGAGGCCCTTGGCGGCAACCTTGCCGGTCTGCGCCCGGGCTCGCCGGAGGCCGCCCGTGTCAAGGACGTCCTGGTCCGCGAGGGGTTTTGGTCCCAGTACCTGGAAGTCGGCATCGGCCCCGATCCTGAGGTGTTCACCAAGGCACCGGTGCTGTCTGCGGTGGGCACTGGGTCGCACATCGGCGTCCCGTCCTTCTCCTCCTGGAACAACCCGGAACCGGAACTGGTGCTTGTGGTGGACAACCAGGGCCGGATCCGTGGGTGCACCCTGGGTAATGATGTGAACCTCCGCGACGTAGAGGGCCGCAGCGCGTTGCTGCTCGGCATGGCCAAGGACAACAACGGGTCAGCTGCCCTTGGGCCCTTTGTCAGGCTCTTCAACGACTCCTACACCCTCGACGATGCCCGGCAGGAGACCATCCAGCTCACGGTGCGCGGCACGGACGGCTACACGCTGAACGGAACCAACAGCGTGCAGCGACTGAGCCGTCCCTTCGAGGAACTCGTCCGTGCGGCGTACGGGCGCCACCACCAGTATCCGGACGGCTTCGTATTGTTCACGGGTACGCTGTTCGCGCCTAATGAGGATCGGGACGCTGCCGGGATGGGCTTCACCCACAAGTTCGGTGACGTCGTCGAAATCGGGAGCCCGCGGCTGGGTACACTGACCAACATGGTGGCACCCACGGAAGACCTTCAGCCCTGGTCATTCGGGATCGGCAGCCTGCTGCGGTACCTCCTGGCCCATTCCCGCGCCGACGAACCCAGCGGCAGAGCCGGTGCGCGATGAGTGAGGGCACCGTGCGGGAGGTCGAAGGCCGTGGGCGTTCCGGTGTCGACGTCTACGCGATCCTCCGTGCGAAGATCCTGGACCTGCAACTGCCGCCGGACGGGAAGGTGAATATCGACGCCCTGGCCAGGGAAATCGGCGTCTCCCAGACTCCCATCCGTGAGGCGCTCAGCCAGCTTGAGGGTGACCGGCTGATCGTTAAGACCCCGGGCAAGGGATACCGCACCACGGCACTGTTGGACACCGGGGAACTGCGGGAGCTCTTCGAGTTCCGCCTGCTCGTTGAACCTTGGGCAGCACGCGCCGCCGCGGTGAATCGGCTCATCAATCCGGCGCACGCACTCCAGGCGTGGGTCGACGAATTCGAAGCCGGTACCGCACAGGAAGGCAGCGTGCGGCACCGGTTGGTCACCCACGACACCGCGTTCCATGACCGCATCCTCTCGGCAAGCAGCAATGAGTTCGCGCTGCACGCCTACCGCGCAACTCACTGCCACCTGCACCTGTTCCGTTTGCATCCCGCTGACTATCAGGGCACCACCACGGTTGAGGAGCACCGTGCGATTGTGAACGCGATCGCCGCATGCGACCCGGATGCGGCTGAGGAAGCCATGCACCGTCACCTCATCGGCGCTTACCACCGCTTCGCGGAGGCGTTTGACCAGGACGATGCGGGCCTGCGGATCCCGTCCCCGGCCAAGCTCTGCTGATCCCTCCCGGAACCGACAAGGATGTTAACGATGGATTCTTTTACGGGCGTGCGTGCCCTAGTAACCGGCGGCGCCTCCGGAATCGGTGCTGCCATCACCGCAGCAATGACCGCACGCGGCGCACGCGTGGCTGTACTGGACCTGTCCCCCGGGAACCTGCCTGACGGTGTCGCGGGATTCACCTGCGACGTCGGTGACCGGGCCTCGGTTGACGATGCCGTCGCAGCGGCGGCCCGGCACCTTGGCGGGATAGACGTCCTCGTCAACAATGCCGGCGTCGGTGCCGCGGGAAGCGTGGCGGACAACGACGACGACGAGTGGCTCCGCGTGCTGAATATCAACGTGGTGGGCATGGCCCGGGTGTCCCGCGCGGCGCTGCCCTACCTGCGCGAGTCCAACCGCGCCGCCATCGTCAACACCGGATCGGTCGCCGCAACACATGGGTTGCCCCAGCGGGCCCTGTACTCAGCGAGCAAGGGAGCAGTCACCGCGCTCACCCGGGCCATGGCCGCTGATCACCTTCGGGAAGGCATCCGCGTGAACTGCGTCAACCCGGGCACCGCGGACACCCCGTGGGTATCCAGGCTGCTGGATGCGGCCGAGGATCCGGCAGCGGAGCGGAGCGCGCTCGAGGCACGGCAGCCTCACGGGCGGCTCGTAACAGCCGAGGAGGTCGCGGCGTCCGTGCTGTTCCTGGCCGACCCGGCCAACGGCTCGACGTCCGGCACGTCACTGTCCGTCGACGGCGGAATGCACAGCCTGCTGCTTCGGCCAACTGCCTAAGGGCCCCGAAAGCCCACAACGAAAAGGAGAGTCCAGATGGAACTGATGCGATTGGGCGAGCCCGGACAAGAGATCCCCGCGGCGCGCCAGGACGGCATCACCTACGACCTGCGCGGCGTGACTGCCGACATCACTGGGGCATTCCTGGGTGCGGACGGTATCAGCCGTGTCCGCGAGGCGCTGACCGCAGGGGAGCTGCCGGCACTTGCCGGGACCGAATCCCTGCGGGTGGGTCCGCCGGTGACTGGCATCGGCGCCGTCGTATGCGTGGGCCAGAACTACGCGGCGCACGCTGCCGAGACCGGAGACCAGCCACCGAAGGCGCCGATCATCTTCTTCAAGCACCCCAACACTGTAGTTGGCCCCAACGACGACGTCGTCATACCGCCAGGAGCGCAGAAGGTGGACTGGGAGGTGGAGCTCGCCGTCGTCATCGGCAAGCGCGCATCGTATCTGTCCAGCACCGAGGAGGCCCTGGAATGCATTGCCGGGTTCACGATCAGCAACGACGTCTCCGAGCGGGACTACCAGATTGTCCATTCAGGCGGTCAGTGGTCGAAGGGCAAGTGCGCGCCGACCTTTAACCCGCTGGGGCCCGCGCTGATACCGGCAGACGACGTCGCCGACCCGCAGGCGCTCCGCCTGTATTCGAAGGTCAACGGGGAGGACCGGCAGGACTCGACGACGGCGGACATGGTCTTCAGCATCGGCGAGATTATCCGGGACCTGTCCCAGTACATGGCGCTGGATCCTGGAGACGTGGTGAATACCGGCACGCCGCAGGGAGTTGCCCTCTCAGGCCGGTTTCCGTACCTCGCGCAGGGGGACGTGATGACGATCGGCGTTGAGGGCTTGGGCGAGCAGCAGCAGCGGGTGGTTGCCTTCTAGCGCGTGTCCGCTGAATATCAGCGGTGCCGCGTGGAATTTGTTAAATAACATGACCGTTCCCCGGGCAAGCTGCCCGGGGAACGGTCATGTCATGAGAGAGTTTGTCGGCTGGGAAGACCTGGGCCTAGGAAGCGGCTTCCTGCGCCTGGAGCGCGTCCACGTTCTCCGTGAGGACAGTCAGCTCCACGCGTTGCGGCCGCTCCACCGTGCTGGTGATGCGGACGGCCGAACCGGCGTGTGCTGATTCGAGCACGGATTCCATGACCTCCAGCGCGTGATAGGCCATCGCACCGCCGGCGCGGGGCTCGCTGCCGGCCGGGGTTGCGGCGAGGTCCGCGATCCCGAAGCCACGGCCGGAGTCCACGTAGCCGGCGGACACGGGGAGCGTTTCCCAATCCTCTGCCCCAAGGGAAAACAGCTGGACATCGCCGTCAAAGTAGTTGGGGTCCGGAACCACCAGTGATCCGCGCTCGCCGTGGATCTCGATGTTCGGCGACTTGGACTTCACGGCGTCGAAGCTCATGAACAGGGTGGACAGCGCACCGGAGGCATGGGTCAGGACACCGGTGACGTGGGAATCGATGGTGACGGGGATCTTTTCGCCTTGCCGCGGCCCGGAGCCGATGGTCCGCTCGTTGCGGGTGTGGCTCGCGGCGCCCACCACCGAGACCACCGGACCCAGCAGGGTCACCAGGGCGGTCACGTAGTAGGGGCCCATGTCCAGGAGGGGGCCGCCGCCCGGCTGGTAGTAAAAGTCCGGGTTTGGGTGCCAGCGCTCGTGGCCGGGGGTCACCATGGTGGCGCTCGCGGAGATCGGTGCGCCGATGAGGCCGTCATCGATCGCCTTGCGTGCCGTCTGGATGCCGGTGCCAAGCACCGTATCAGGAGCGCAGCCGACGACGACGCCCGCCTCCCGCGCTGCGTCCAGCACCTGCCGCGCCTCCTCAGTCGTTGCAGCGAGGGGCTTCTCGCCGTACACGCTCTTGCCCGCCGCGATCGCCTTAAGCGCCACCTCGGCGTGCGCCGCCGGGATGGTCAGGTTCAGGACCAGTTCGACGTCGTCCGCGGCCAGGAGGTCGTCCACGGACACGGCCCGGACGCCCTCATACTGCTCCGCCACCGCCTGTGCCCGTGCCGGATCTAGGTCCGCCACCGCCACGAGGTCGATGTCATTGAGCTTCCGGAAGTTGGCGAGGTACTGCGCGATGATGGCGCCGCAGCCAACGATTCCTACTTTCAACGGCTTGCCCACAGCAGGCCCCTTTCAATGATGGTGCGGACGTTCTGGTCCTGGAGGATTTCGACCCGGTGGCCAGGGGTGGCCACGAAGATGCGGCCCTTGCCCCACTGGCGGGTCCAGATGGCGGGGGAGGTGACCTCACGGTTCCAGGGGTCCCACTCGCGGACCTTCTGGGTGGTGGTGGCCAGGA
Encoded here:
- a CDS encoding Gfo/Idh/MocA family protein; amino-acid sequence: MGKPLKVGIVGCGAIIAQYLANFRKLNDIDLVAVADLDPARAQAVAEQYEGVRAVSVDDLLAADDVELVLNLTIPAAHAEVALKAIAAGKSVYGEKPLAATTEEARQVLDAAREAGVVVGCAPDTVLGTGIQTARKAIDDGLIGAPISASATMVTPGHERWHPNPDFYYQPGGGPLLDMGPYYVTALVTLLGPVVSVVGAASHTRNERTIGSGPRQGEKIPVTIDSHVTGVLTHASGALSTLFMSFDAVKSKSPNIEIHGERGSLVVPDPNYFDGDVQLFSLGAEDWETLPVSAGYVDSGRGFGIADLAATPAGSEPRAGGAMAYHALEVMESVLESAHAGSAVRITSTVERPQRVELTVLTENVDALQAQEAAS